One Zeugodacus cucurbitae isolate PBARC_wt_2022May chromosome 3, idZeuCucr1.2, whole genome shotgun sequence genomic region harbors:
- the Arr1 gene encoding phosrestin-2 codes for MVVNFKVFKKVSPNNMITLYMNKREFVDSISVVEPVDGIIVLDDEYLRQNRKIYVQLVCNFRYGREDDEMIGLRFQKELTLVSQQVYPQQKVDIQLTKMQERLLKKLGSNAFPFVMELPPSSPASVVLQQKANDETQPCGVQYFVKVFTGDSECDRSHRRSTINLGIRKVQYAPNKQGIQPCTVVRKDFLLSPGELELEVTLDKQLYHHSEKIAVNICVRNNSNKVVKKIKTMVQQGVDVVLFQNGQFRNTIAFVETSEGCPLNPGSSLQKVMYLVPTLVANCDRAGIAVEGDVKRKETSLASTTLIASQDARDAFGIIVSYAVKVKLFLGALGGELCAELPFILMHPKPSRKAQEAEAEAEA; via the exons ATGGTTGTCAACTTTAAGGTCTTTAAAAAGGTCTCGCCCAACAACATGATCACCTTGTACATGAACAAGCGTGAATTCGTCGACTCCATTTCGGTGGTGGAGCCAGTCG ATGGCATCATCGTACTGGATGATGAGTACTTGCGACAAAATCGCAAAATCTATGTGCAGCTCGTCTGCAACTTCCGTTATGGACGCGAAGACGATGAAATGATCGGATTGCGCTTCCAAAAGGAACTTACGCTCGTCTCGCAGCAAGTATATCCACAGCAAAAGGTGGACATACAGCTGACCAAAATGCAggagcgtttactaaagaagctcGGCTCCAATGCGTTCCCCTTCGTTATGGAACTGCCGCCCAGTTCACCAGCCTCGGTCGTGCTGCAGCAGAAGGCCAATGACGAAACGCAACCTTGCGGCGTGCAATATTTCGTGAAGGTCTTTACTGGCGATAGCGAGTGTGATCGCTCACATCGTCGCAGCACCATCAATTTGGGCATACGCAAAGTACAGTACGCACCCAATAAGCAAGGTATACAGCCTTGCACAGTGGTACGCAAAGATTTTCTACTCTCCCCTGGGGAACTGGAATTGGAAGTCACGCTGGACAAGCAACTGTATCATCACAGTGAGAAAATTGCTGTGAATATTTGTGTGCGCAACAATTCGAATAAGGTGGTCAAGAAGATTAAGACCATGGTGCAGCAGGGCGTCGATGTGGTACTCTTCCAGAATGGACAATTCCGCAACACGATTGCATTTGTGGAGACCAGTGAGGGTTGTCCGCTCAATCCGGGCTCCAGCTTGCAAAAGGTTATGTATTTGGTGCCGACATTAGTGGCCAATTGCGATCGTGCTGGCATTGCCGTGGAGGGTGATGTGAAGCGCAAGGAGACATCGCTGGCATCGACAACGCT GATCGCCAGTCAAGATGCGCGTGATGCTTTTGGTATCATCGTTTCGTATGCCGTTAAGGTGAAGCTCTTCTTGGGCGCTTTGGGCGGCGAACTATGTGCCGAGTTACCATTCATTCTCATGCATCCAAAG cCCAGCCGCAAAGCTCAGGAGGCCGAGGCAGAAGCAGAAGCTTAA